In one Solanum lycopersicum chromosome 11, SLM_r2.1 genomic region, the following are encoded:
- the LOC101265504 gene encoding uncharacterized protein: MPFNGVLLVSVAKASAEVWQFLSCLADPIDSEELLDLVIFFPLQQLGRLALCVWTFLCVPPDPYYYRRYNSSAASSSSSLYDDHDFVASPPPQYYYDDSSSRSD; the protein is encoded by the coding sequence atgCCATTCAATGGAGTATTGCTGGTGTCTGTAGCTAAAGCATCAGCAGAAGTTTGGCAATTTTTGTCATGTCTAGCAGACCCAATTGACAGCGAAGAGCTTTTGGATCTGGTCATCTTCTTCCCTCTTCAACAATTGGGTCGTTTAGCTCTTTGTGTTTGGACTTTCCTTTGTGTCCCTCCTGACCCTTATTACTATCGCCGTtacaattcttctgctgcttcttcatcttcatcgcTTTATGATGACCATGATTTTGTTGCTTCGCCTCCTCCCCAATATTACTATGATGATTCTTCTTCACGTTCGGATTGA